GAATGTGACATACCAGAAATGTATCCGCTGCTGGAGCACGAGGCTGCAGGAGGGAGGGACGatggggcagggcagaggggctGAATGGGGCGTGCAGGGGGCAGGCCCTCGGCCTCTTTGCACCCGGCAGAGTGACAAGCTTCGCCGGTGTCTTCAACGAGGTCCTGTCGGTCCCTACTGGCACGTCACACACTCCTGGAAGCATGAtcttcactcccttccttccacctGCTGACCTGGTGAGTCTGGCTTCTCTCCGCTGTCCTGGAATGTCCCCTAGGAGGCTGGGCTTTGGTCTGTGCAGGTCACTGCTGCATCCCCAGCCCCTGGAAGAGGGCCAGAGATGCACACAACAGTTGCGTAAGGGAAGCCAGGGATGGGAGGGACCATTAGGATCCAGCTATTTAGTCTGTCTTTCAGAATGTGAAAGGGCCGCAAAAAGACCCTGAGGAAGTAGTTGCTGTGTCTGACGCCGCGGAGGATCCATCCGGTGGCACAGGCTTGCCCAGGGAACCTGGTCTTCTGCGAGGGTCTTGGAGGAGCCGGTTCCAGAGGGCCCTGGCGTGTTTCAGCAAGTGCTTCAGGCGAGAGCTCCTTCGGAGCCAGCCTCCGCCTCTCTCACTGCTCACCACCAAGCCCATCCGCCTCCCCTTCCTGTTCCACCAAGAGAACCTCAGGCCAAGCCAGAAATCCCCAGGGCTCCCGAGGGTCCACTTGTCACTCTGCTTTCCTCCCTAGGGGAGGATACCGGACACTCGGAATCTGAGACCACCGGAGCCACAGACACAGGCGTGAACGGCGCCCGAACCCCCTCTGCTGCTCCATGCCCCTGCTCGCCCCAGTGTCCCAGTCACCAGGCCTGAAATAAATGCTGGCACGCTTGACTGTTTTTGCTTTGTGGCATTTGACGTAACTTTCAACACGTCGGCTGAACTGGGGGTGGTCAgctttggtggtggtggggttgtGGAGGGAGAGAGCTAGCATCTTCCTTAACCCTGTTAGGCCGTCTGCCCTCCTCCTCGAGGCAACACTGCTTGTTACTAGGTCCTGGTGGCAACGGGCTGTGGCCAGTCAACGGTGAGTTTTCCACGGCTCTCAGCTCTGACCCTGGCGGGGCACTTACGTGCAGGAATGAGGACAGAATAACATCTCTCTTCCCCCCAGCAATGCACACAGTCTTCACATCTGAGGAAAACTGGGCGGTGTTTATATGCAGACGCGAGAGTGTGGAGGAAGAATCTGTGGATCTCAGAAAAGGCGTTAACCCCTATACTGACAAAGAACTCCCAAGCCCCCCTACTCCACCACAAGACAGAGACCCCTTCCAACAGACGGCCTTGTCTCCAACTATGCATTGTTCCTTTCCATAAGAtgaggactttatttttttttcttttgccttcctAAGGTGACCTTGGTATGTGTTGCAACACAGTATCAGCAGGAGAATTCTGAAAAGGGGGCGGTTGGAGCATAATTGTCCCTGTTAACTAACAACCATGGAGGAGGCCCTGTTAGAAACTGCAGCACCAGGAGTCACCAAAGTAAATGGACGAGGATATTGGATGTGCTTTTTAGCATCAAGAAGCCTAACTAGGACACGGGAACACCAAaattctctctccccctcccccgtCTCATGTAGTCCCCTGTGCAAAGCcaggggagaaaataaaatgctttcataGGGCCTGCTGGGTGAATTACTCACCCTCTGGTTTTTCAGAGGTCCAGGGCCTTTAAGCTCAAATGAAATCCAGATGGGGTAAGGTTCAGGTAGGCAACAGCATTTGGAAGTCCCACAGCCCTTTTCCTGTATTCCTGGGGATCAGCCACGGTGAGACCCATAGGTACTGAACAGACAGAGCTGTTCATTATGGAGTGATGGAGTTCTTTACATCCCATGTCTCTGCAGCTTTTTTGATGGCACAGGTACCACCTATCTCCCCACAATGCCTCTGTCCTCCTGAGCTGGGCCCTAACTCAGTGGGGGAAGTTCAGCTCCATGTTGCTGCTTCTCCAAAAGGGGCTAGGACTTCACATCGTGGGGTTTAGCCCTAAACCCCATGTTTAGTCTAAAAGAGGAGCAGCGTTCCAACTCCCTAGGGCTGAGGGCCTGCTGGGTGTTCGTTCCTTCATAGCTGCTGGCATAACCATGAGCTCAGTCATTGCACTGGTAAGGGAGTGTCAGGGAGAgtctgtgcatgcatgtgcatgggCATgcttgtgcttgtgtgtgtgtatttaggaTGCGAATACTTGTTGAAACAAGAAATGATGTGGGGAAATCTGGTGGAGAGGGCACAACTCGGCAGTCACACTTGAAACCCAAGTGGCAGAGGGGGGATTTAAAGGTAGCCAGACTCAGCAACAAGCAGCCCTTCTCCCCAGCACCACACTCTCTCCAAGGCTCTCCAATCTGATCCTAACATTGTCCAAGTCTGCTTTGCCCAGAACCATATGCCCACTACCCACCAGATGCTGACTGACTCCCACACACAGCACTACCCATCGTCTCCTGAAAGGAACACCTCCACTGCTGATTCGACCTCTAGTTGCCATCGTCCACCTCAGGCCCTCTTGGGTCGGATGGACCATGCGGACTTCCCTGCCTTCCCCACTGCGCAGGCCACTGGACTCTGCAGCCTCACAGCAGAAGATGCTTTCCTCTGCCAGCCCCGTATACACAGGAGATTCCACTCGTGTTGAAATCTCATCCCCAAGGTGGTGTTGCTGGGAGGTGAGGCTTAGTGCACGGtcgtttgggtcatgagggctccacctttgTCCTTGTAGGTGTCTTGGTGCTCTCCTCacagtagtgagtgagttcttgctctggcGAGACTGGATTAGTGCTCGCAGGAATGGACAAAGTGCCCAAGATAGTAGGTTGCTATACAGCCAGGATGCCCCTCAGGTTTTCTCTCATTGCATGTGCCCACTTCCCCCTTGACCTTCCTCACCACATTATGACACAGCACACAAGCCCTCGCCTGAGGCTAGGGCCATGCCCTTCAactttccagcctgcagaaccatgagctacataaattttttttatttataaatcacgCAGTCTCATGTATTCTGTTACAGCGACACAAAACAGATGCTCGTGCATCTCGAAAGCAGGCCCGTTACCCATTGCATAATGAACCATTTGAGCATACAGGGCAATCGCATGCAGGAATGGGGAAAGACAGGTCAGCAATAGGGGAAGGCATGGGTCGTCAGCTTTACACCTTTGTTTCTGAAATATGACTGAGCGAGTTACGAGTTCTTCTCCTTTGCTTACACCTCCCCACGACCCGCGTTTACATCACCTCAAAATCCCCGTGCCTGAGGGATATCTCAGGTAGGTCAGTAAAGTGGACAGTGCCTCAGAAGGAGGTGTGGGGTCAGAAATTCCACCGCTCCAGGATCACCCAGCACTTCTGGTGAACAGAAGACCATTGGACTGTGCGAGTGAGCAAGAGATTAAGCTTGTTTTTCTGCCCCACCCGTCCTCAGTCTCTCTGGTGCTATGTTCCCGTGAATCCTGGGCAGCCTTACAGAGGTAGCAACATTTGTACTTAGCTCCATGAAATGTTACACAGTCTGCTGTGTTACAGGAGCGtcacatgtttttgttttattattccaCCATCCGGATCAAGGTGAGTGGTGTGATCACCATTCTGAGGTCGCATCGCCAGCACAAGAGGGAGCCAAGATACAGTCCCTGGTTGATCTGAGGCAAGGACCCTTCCATTACAGCAAGGCAGTCTAAGAGCCACTGTCACCAACTACAAATCTAGGGGGTCCTAATGAACTGTGAGTTACAGCCCACGCTCTTGGTGATGAGGACACTGTACTTGCAGTCCCACATGCAACAAAGCTAAAACATTCATGGGGTCAGGGTCCCCAGGTAACAGGGTGCTTGGAGACAGTTCCCACCACACAGTGCCCAATCTCCTCCCACACTGCACCCACTGGGGAATTGTTTCGACTGGTAAAATGATGGTGCGACCTAATGGGGAAAAAGCCGCATCTGTCGTGCCCCTCCTCCAGTGCTCCCCATGGTCACCTGAGGTAATTCTACAGACCGCCAGAGTACTCCTGAGAACAGTCGGAAGACTGTTGGTCTCCTACAAAAGATGGAGCCTAACCGTGGGCCTTCCAGACACATACTAATGAGTGATGGGACCTCACATTGGTCATATCAAATCACATTCATCTGTTTTACTTCCTGTAGGGGGAAAGCTGCATCTCGCTGGAACCCCCAGAGTGGTGCCCTCAGCATCACCGGGTGGGCAGCTCAACCTTTAAGCCATCCCAAGGGGGAGCACACGCTCCAAGACCACTCTCATAAAAGGCTGACCCATCCTCACTGCACTGATTACAAAGAGAGACTTGGCTTTCCTGGGACTCCAGCATGAGGAAGTGTAATGAGATCATGCCAGTGAGGGTCAACGTGGGCTTTGCTTGTTTCTGTGACCCTACCAgtcaattttattcattcactggCCATCTTTAGACCCTCTAGTCTCAATCACAGAAAATAGATGGGCATAGGGAGAAATCGTGCCCAAAGAAAATGCACTCACTCACTCGTGGGTTTTAAAGTTTGtggggaggccgggcgcagtggctcatgcctgtaatcccagcactttgggaggccgaggtgggcggatcacctgaggttgggagttcgagaccagcctgactaacatggagaaacctcatctctactaaaaatacaaaagtagccgggcgtggtggtgcgtgcctgtaatcccagcttctcgggggtctgaggcaggagaatcgcttgaacccgggaggcggaggttgcggtgagccgagatcgtgccattgcactccagcctgggcaacaagagcaaaactccgtctcaaaaaaaaaaaagaaaaaaaaaaaaattttgtggggAAAATTAGTGGAAGAGGGTTTGGAGGGAAGTGGCATTATTTGAGAGATGCTTTTCATAGGATAGATAGAATGGTGCTGTGTTaggttggaggtgggcctggggcAAGGTCCAGAGAGGGGCCAAGGATGAcacccaggtttctggcttgagtGACTTGTGGCCCTGGGGTACCACTGACCAAGATAGGGATCACAGGCGGAGGAGGAGAATTCAGTGAAAGGCTGAAGAAATCGGGTCTAGTCTTCGGTTCTGCTAAGATTCATGTAGCTGATGGGTTGCTGAGAAGCTACGTTGAACATACTTGGCAATTACACAGGAAATAACCAGAATTCTACCCCATTCAGGAAATTTATACACATCCTGTTCTTGTTTCGGCTTGGTTTGGAGTTTTTTTACATACACGATAACACATGTATGTTTTGGTGTATGGCGTAAAGGTGAGGCTCAAAACTGGTGGTGCTCAACCATGTTGGGTAATATTTGCAGGCTGTCCCAGGCCCTAATTGGCCACTTAAGGGTGGACAAGACCTGTATTGCAGAGACATCATAAACCACTGGCACACACCATGGAGCATGGGTCAGGAGGCTTTGGCCTTGGTTTACTTATTCATCAATGTCCTCTGGGGATTGTGAGGGGAGGGTGAACAGCCTCCTCCCAGAGGTAGGAGCTAGACTTGTCTTATTCACTTGCTGTGAGAACTAGATGGGATAAAACGTGTGGGGGCATGCCAGGCAAAACCTGGTCCCCGGTAACAGTGACTTCCCAAATCTACTGAGAGGACAGGAGCTATGGATTCTTTGGGTGGCATTTGTAACTCCACTGGGAATAGTATCATCAGTGGGCATTTGATGATTAGTAGCAATATTGATGACCATTTGTCTCATAATACACAGCTCTGGTATGTTTTCTGCAATTGCCTGGATGAGTGATCTGTCGGACTTGCATCATGTTCCtcatgttcttgtttttgttgttgttgttgttgtgggtACACAGCAGCTGTATCTCACTTTCTAATATCTTCCAGGGCTGTTGGGAGCTTTCTCATTACTCCTCACAGCAGTCCTGGATGATTGAGAAGGACCGATGCTATTACTCTTTGTGGGGGTGGGAAAGAAAGCATCTCACAGAGGGGTTGTGAAGATTACTTGGGATGCCCCCTCCACAGAGCAGCTGGTGTTGTACCAGGCCTAGAGGCAACATCCATCAGGTTCCTTGAGATCAGGCCCTTTGGGATAAGCTTTGGATGCCATTTGTCCCCAGATCGTCATCCAGCTGCAGTCATTTACATGCAAATCATGATGATACTAGCAATAGCTGCTAAGCCTGAGAGGTTGCATTGATAAGAGCTATGGGGTGCTGAAATGATTGCTGGAGGTATATCTCACCCCCTTTCCTTTTATCCCAGCTGGGGTCAAAGAACCCACCTTTCCGACACTTGCAATGGTGGCTCAGAACTGTTATCTGGTTATCAGAGAAGTGGCCAGGAGAGAGCCAGTTGCTTAGACAAAGTCACAGTTAGTGGTGGGTCTTGTCCTGGCCCCCAGATCTCCCAACCCTCACTACAGTGTCCTGTCCAGCAGGCCCATTATTATGCCCCTTCTTCTGCCATTCCCTGTCTTGTGGGCTTTGAAGTAGGCACACACCTCTGAGGACAAAAGAGGACTTGTTCTGCTACATGCCACGCTCCCTCTGTGTCTAGGAGGAGGCCAGTATGAATGGGGCTTTAATGTTGGCCTATAGCCTGCCATGGGCCCACGTCACTGCATAGCTTTCCAGTTAGGCACGCATAGGTTGGGATCTTGGATTAGAATCTAGGGACAAATCCCTGCACCTTTTCTTAGCCTCGCTTTCTGCATTTGTACACTGGGGTAAATAGGAGGAGTGACGTCAGCAAGAAGGCTGAACAGATGATCCCACAGTACCACTCTTCCCACAAAAGTACAACTACAAATTAATCAAAGACAAGAATACCACCCTGATTTCACTAGAACTTGGGTGAGAAGCAAGGAAACTTCCTGGGATGACAAAACTGAGAAAAGCCACAACCAGTAAGAGGAACAACAGTCACGTTAGACTGTGCCACCTCCTCCCCCAAACCAGCATAATGCTACTCACAGAGAATTTCTCTGGACCCACAATTTCTGAGGTGGAAGGAGGGAATTGGAGGTGGACATGTGACCTCCCCAGCAGTCTGGGAATCTTCATGGGAAGCCCCCCCCAGCCCTATCCCACGGGTACCTTCAGAGTTCCAGAAGAGAGCTGAAACACCTGGGGTGAATTGGGAACAGAAAGTGGGTGCACTGATCACAACAACTCTCACGTGGATCTTGGCAGCTGCTCTGTGCCACAATCAGTGGGCATGCCAATGCTGAGGAGACTGGCCAGAACCATAGCACTGCTGGGGGTGCAACACACAGGAAGACCCAAATCCCTGCCCAGATTTCCCACTAAGCCCATGTGATCACGTGGAGCCTTCCCTTGACCTGGAAAGAACTAAAAGTTGGCAATAATGGGCCAGTGTTCGCTTAAGTCTTCCCCAGACCAAGAAACAGTGGCAGGGCAGCAATATAGTTCCAGTGGAGCATTTAAGTTCTGGTGCTCACAGTAAGTCTTTTCCAGACTGAAAGCAACAGCTGGCCAGGGTTGGAACTTAAGTTCCAATATTAAGTACTAAAGGTTTAACACCACCAAGGAGCAGCTGCAAAACCTGGAAGAGGTGAGCATCTCCTTAAACACACAGACATCAACATAAAGAGACAAGGATTGTGAAAACTCACAAAATATGACACGCCAAAAGAAACCAACCAAACTCCAGTAACAGACCCAGAAAAACTGAAGATCTATGGAATGTCTGACAGACGATTCAGAATAATCCTAAAGAAGTTTGGGGAATTACATGACAATATGGAtaacaaactaaataaaatttgaataacactccaggaacaaaacaaaaaatttgacaaagaaataaaaacaattaaaaaaaaaaaaaaaacagaagtcctAAAATAGAGAATACAGTGACTGAACTGAAAACCTCATTAGAAAAGTTTAACAGCAGAGTTGaccaaacagaggaaagaatctgtAAGCTCCAAGACAGAACGTATatagaggaggaaaaagacaaaagcattttaaaagaggGAAGAAGCCCTTTAAGAATTATAAGACATCATCAAGAAAATTAGGCTCTGCGTAATAGAAATTgctgaagaagacaaaaaaaaatacaaggtctAGAaagcatatttagaaaaataatggctgaaatttcccaaatttggagAAAGATCATAGCATTCAGGCACAGGAAGCTCAGAGGTGACAAATAAAATTCAACCCAAAGACAAATTCCCCAAAGCACAccatattcaaattatttaaacaaatcaaaggcaaagaaaaatgctcaaagcatcaagagaaaaacaacaaaaacaacatatcACACTCAATGGATCACCAATACAGCTTTCAGTGGATTTCTCACCAGAGACCCTGCAGGCCAGGAAAGGGAGGAGTGATACATTCAACGTGATGAAGGCGAAAAAACTGTCAGTCAAGAGTACCATATTCAGCAAAGCTATCCttccaacaaaaaagaaagaaaaagacttcctgaagcaaaaagaaaagaaagaaaagaaaagaggtgagAAAAGGCATCAACACAACACCTGTCTTGCAGGAAATGCTAACGGGGtttcttcagtctgaaagaaaagaacactaaCATGTAACAAAAAAATATCCGAAGGTATGAAACTCACGGGTAATAGTAAGAAAGCAGACAAATTCACAATGCTATAATATTGTCATCGCGGGTTGCCAAATATATCTTAAGTATGAAACCTAAAAGACAAAACCGTTCAAAACAGTAATAACTACAACAATTGGTTAAGagataagaatataaaaagatataacttaaaacatcaaaaagtcaAAGTGTGGAGGGAGGGATGAGTTAAAGAGTAGAGTTTGTTTTTGTTCGTTTTTCCTGTGATTAAAGTTAAACTGCTATCTGTTTAAAATAACCTGTTGTAATTAGAAGACATATTTTGTACATCTCATCATGGTAACCACGaagcaaaaacctataatagggacactaaaatataaatagcaaGGAATCAAAATTTACTACTAGAGAAAAATACATAACAGCAAAAGAAGATGGTAAGAGCGAAACAAAGGAAGAACAgatctacaaacaaacaaacaaaaaaacagaaaacaggtaACAAAATGGTAATGTTAAACTTTTACCTTGTCAATGAtaaacttgaatgtaaatggactaagttctccaattaaaagacatagagtggctaaaAACACAAGCCCCAACCAAATACTGTCtaaaagaaactcacttcaccgacaaagacacacacagactgaaagcAAAGGGTGGGAAacagacattccatgcaaatggaaccCAAAACAGAGTGGGAGTACCTCTATTTagatcagataaaatagactttatgtCAAGAAccataaaaagagaaagacaaagaaggccattatatgaTGTTAAACAGGTCAATAaagcaaaaggatataacaactgtaaatatatgtgtgtgtatatatatatatatatatatgtttttgtaacAATTGTATACATAGtgatatatattacaaaatatatatattttaacaactgtaatatatagtaatatatatttaattgttaAATACATCTATTTTAaccattgtaaatatatatattttgtaaatatatatagtaaatatatatatttataattgttgtaaatatatatatttataatggttgtaaatatatatatatttataatggttataaatatatgcacccaacaccaggGCATCCAAATacgtaaagcaaatattaaaagaCCTAAAAGGAGAGATTGGCCATGATACAATAATAGTGAgggactttaataccccactttcagcagTGGACGGATCatccaaacagaaaattaaccaaacagaaaattaatGTCGGCATTAAACTGCACTCTAGACCccatggacctaacagatatttacagatcATTCCATCCAAAAGccacagaatacatattttttctcaacAGCACATGAAACGTTCCTCAGAATAGACTATATGTTAGTTCACAAAGCAAGTcttaacaaacttttaaaaatcaaaatcacattgAGTactttctgaccacaatgaaataatcaataacagaaggaatATTAGAAACTGGGCAAAGTCGTGGAAATGAAACAACACGCTCCTGAACAATGGATGGGTCAATGAaggaattaaaaaggaaaaaggaaatttaaagatTCCTTGatccaaatgaaaatggaaacacaacataccaaatcctatgggatacagcaaatgcagttctaagaggaaagttcatagcaataaatgcctgtgTAATGGAAGtggaaatatctcaaataaacaacctaatgttaTGCCCCAAGGAACtagaagaagaacaaaaaaacccaaagttagcagaagaaaagaaataacaaagatcagggcagaaataaacaaagtagagattttttaaaagcaaaaatcaaaaaacaaagagttagctttttaaaagataaagaaattgacaaatctttagctagactaactaaggaaaacagagagaagactcaaataaaaacagagataaaaaaaggaaacattacaactggCACAACAGCGGTGGAGATGATGACAAGAGACTGTCATCAACAACCATCTGCCAAGAAAttcaaaatctagaagaaacaggtAAGTTCCTGAACACATACAAGCTACCAACATTGcatcacaaagaaatagaaaacctgaacagaaacAATAAGGAATAATGACATTGAAGCAGGAGTAAACactctcccatcaaagaaaagtccaggacctgatggatttgctggtgaattctaccaaacatgtaaagaactggtaccaattcttctcaaaggcttaaaaaacaaacaaacaaacaaataaatgaagaggagggaatactttcgAACACATTtgacaaggccagcattaccgtAATTCCAAAGCCAGACGAGGACACGACAAAACAAGAAAGCtaaagaccaatatccctaataaGCATGGATGCGAAAACCCTCAACCAAACACTagcaacacattaaaaacatcatgcatcatgatcaagtgggactcatcccagggatgcaaggttggttcgaTATATGTGCAATGTAATAAAAGTGATGTCTCACATCAACAGAACAGAGGACAAAATCCATATgctcatttcaatagatgctgagaAGCATTCAAAAAATGTCAACATCCCTTCGTGATAGAAACTCCCAGCAAAGTGGGCAAAGAGGTAAAAAACatatctcaacaaaataaaggccACATATGATAAACCCaaagctaatatcatactgaataggagAAAGTtggaagctttttctctaagactTGTAACAAGAAAAGAATGCTCACTTTCACTGCTTAAATTCAACTTattactggaagttctagctggagcaattaggcaagagaaagaaataaagagcgcctgtattagtctgttctcacactgctgataaagacatacacgagagtgggtaatttattttttaaaaagaggcttaatggactcacagttgcaCGTGGCTAGGGAGTCCTcgcaatcatgatggaaggcaaaaggcacatcttacgtgtgggcaggcaagagagaaaatgagagccaaaaAAACGGGGAAAcaccttataaaaccaacagatctcgcgagacttattcactaccgcgagaacagtatgggggaaaccacccccaagGTTttattatctcccaccaggt
This portion of the Nomascus leucogenys isolate Asia unplaced genomic scaffold, Asia_NLE_v1 001499F_24062_qpd_obj, whole genome shotgun sequence genome encodes:
- the LOC115834133 gene encoding protein FAM236C isoform X2, coding for MIFTPFLPPADLNVKGPQKDPEEVVAVSDAAEDPSGGTGLPREPGLLRGSWRSRFQRALACFSKCFRGGYRTLGI
- the LOC115834133 gene encoding protein FAM236C isoform X1, with protein sequence MIFTPFLPPADLSVFQNVKGPQKDPEEVVAVSDAAEDPSGGTGLPREPGLLRGSWRSRFQRALACFSKCFRGGYRTLGI